The following are from one region of the Staphylococcus argenteus genome:
- the hfq gene encoding RNA chaperone Hfq translates to MIANENIQDKALENFKANQTEVTVFFLNGFQMKGVIEEFDKYVVSLNSQGKQHLIYKHAISTYTVESEAQASTESEE, encoded by the coding sequence ATGATTGCAAACGAAAACATCCAAGACAAAGCACTAGAGAATTTTAAAGCAAACCAAACTGAAGTAACTGTATTCTTTCTAAACGGTTTCCAAATGAAAGGTGTAATTGAAGAATTCGACAAATATGTCGTAAGCTTAAATTCTCAAGGCAAACAACACTTGATTTACAAACATGCGATCAGCACTTATACAGTAGAATCTGAAGCTCAAGCATCTACTGAAAGTGAAGAATAA
- a CDS encoding glycerol-3-phosphate dehydrogenase/oxidase, with protein MALSTFKREHIKKNLRNEEYDLVIIGGGITGAGIALDASERGMKVALVEMQDFAQGTSSRSTKLVHGGLRYLKQFQIGVVAETGKERAIVYENGPHVTTPEWMLLPMHKGGTFGKFSTSIGLGMYDRLAGVKKSERKKMLSKKETLAKEPLVKKDGLKGGGYYVEYRTDDARLTIEVMKRAAEKGAEIINYTKSEHFTYDQNQQVNGVKVIDKLTNENYTIKAKKVVNAAGPWVDDVRSGDYARNNKKLRLTKGVHVVIDQSKFPLGQAVYFDTEKDGRMIFAIPREGKAYVGTTDTFYDNIKSSPLTTQEDRDYLIDAINYMFPSVNVKDEDIESTWAGIRPLIYEEGKDPSEISRKDEIWEGKSGLLTIAGGKLTGYRHMAQDIVDLVSKRLKKDYGLSFSPCNTKGLAISGGDVGGSKNFDAFVEQKVDVAKGFGIDENVARRLASKYGSNVDELFNIAQTSQYHDSKLPLEIYVELVYSIQQEMVYKPNDFLVRRSGKMYFNIKDVLDYKDGIIDIMADMLDYSPAQIEAYTEEVEQAIKEAQHGNNQPAVKE; from the coding sequence ATGGCATTGTCTACTTTTAAGAGAGAACATATTAAAAAGAACTTAAGAAATGAAGAATATGATTTAGTAATTATCGGTGGCGGTATTACAGGGGCAGGTATAGCATTGGATGCAAGTGAACGTGGTATGAAAGTTGCATTAGTTGAAATGCAAGACTTTGCTCAAGGTACTAGTTCTAGATCTACGAAATTAGTTCATGGTGGTTTACGTTATTTAAAACAATTTCAAATTGGTGTAGTAGCTGAAACAGGTAAAGAACGTGCCATTGTTTATGAAAATGGTCCACATGTTACAACACCTGAGTGGATGCTTTTACCAATGCATAAAGGCGGTACATTTGGTAAGTTTTCAACTTCAATTGGCTTAGGTATGTATGATCGATTAGCTGGAGTTAAAAAATCTGAACGTAAAAAAATGTTATCTAAAAAAGAAACTTTAGCTAAAGAGCCATTAGTTAAAAAAGATGGACTAAAAGGTGGCGGTTATTATGTTGAATACCGTACAGATGACGCGCGTTTAACAATTGAAGTTATGAAACGTGCAGCCGAAAAAGGTGCTGAAATTATAAACTATACTAAATCTGAACATTTTACTTATGATCAAAATCAACAAGTAAATGGTGTTAAAGTTATAGATAAGTTAACTAATGAAAATTACACAATTAAAGCTAAAAAAGTGGTTAATGCAGCGGGTCCTTGGGTTGATGATGTCAGAAGCGGTGACTATGCTCGAAATAATAAAAAATTACGTTTAACTAAAGGTGTACACGTTGTTATTGATCAATCAAAATTCCCATTAGGTCAAGCAGTATACTTTGATACTGAAAAAGATGGACGTATGATTTTCGCAATTCCACGTGAAGGGAAAGCATATGTAGGAACTACAGATACATTTTATGATAATATCAAGTCTTCGCCATTAACAACCCAAGAAGATAGAGATTATTTAATTGATGCGATTAATTACATGTTCCCAAGTGTTAATGTTAAAGATGAAGATATTGAGTCTACATGGGCTGGCATTCGACCGTTAATTTATGAAGAAGGTAAAGACCCTTCTGAAATCTCTCGTAAAGATGAAATTTGGGAAGGTAAATCTGGTCTATTAACAATTGCGGGTGGTAAATTAACAGGCTATCGTCACATGGCTCAAGACATCGTTGATTTAGTATCAAAACGCTTGAAAAAAGACTACGGTTTATCATTTAGTCCATGTAATACAAAAGGACTTGCAATTTCAGGTGGAGATGTTGGCGGCAGCAAGAACTTTGATGCATTTGTAGAACAAAAAGTTGATGTTGCTAAAGGATTTGGTATCGATGAAAATGTTGCTCGTCGACTAGCAAGTAAATATGGTTCAAATGTTGATGAATTATTTAATATTGCACAAACTTCACAATATCATGATAGTAAATTACCTTTAGAAATTTATGTAGAACTTGTTTATAGTATTCAACAAGAAATGGTTTATAAACCGAATGACTTCTTAGTTCGTCGTTCTGGTAAAATGTATTTCAATATTAAAGATGTATTAGATTATAAAGATGGTATCATCGATATTATGGCAGATATGCTTGATTATTCTCCAGCTCAAATTGAAGCTTATACAGAAGAAGTTGAACAAGCAATTAAAGAAGCGCAACACGGAAATAACCAACCTGCTGTAAAAGAATAA
- the mutL gene encoding DNA mismatch repair endonuclease MutL translates to MGKIKELQTSLANKIAAGEVVERPSSVVKELLENAIDAGATEISIEVEESGVQSIRVVDNGSGIEAEDLGLVFHRHATSKLDQDEDLFHIRTLGFRGEALASISSVAKVTLKTCTDNANGNEIYVENGEILNHKPAKAKKGTDILVESLFYNTPARLKYIKSLYTELGKITDIVNRMAMSHPDIRISLISDGKTMLSTNGSGRTNEVMAEIYGMKVARDLVHISGDTSDYHIEGFVAKPEHSRSNKHYISIFINGRYIKNFMLNKAILEGYHTLLTIGRFPICYINIEMDPILVDVNVHPTKLEVRLSKEEQLYRLIVNKIQEAFKDRILIPKNNLDNVPKKNKVLQSFEQQKIEFEQRQKGNETQDKSDIFEKNNSEQVKQETKFHVSDSNDDYNPFVTKTSESLIEEDEVGAYNNTREKDEDYFKKQQEILQQMDQTSERQEESSEQSFENYSPNDYYDASDIKGTKSKDPKRRIPYMEIVGQVHGTYIIAQNEFGMYMIDQHAAQERIKYEYFRDKIGEVTNEVQDLLIPLTFHFSKDEQLIIDQYKNELQRVGIVLEHFGGHDYIVSSYPVWFPKDEVEEIIKDMIELILEEKKVDIKKLREEVAIMMSCKKSIKANHYLQKNEMSDLIDQLREAEDPFTCPHGRPIIINFSKYELEKLFKRVM, encoded by the coding sequence ATGGGGAAAATTAAAGAACTCCAAACCTCATTAGCAAATAAAATCGCAGCAGGAGAAGTAGTTGAGAGACCTAGTTCAGTTGTTAAAGAGCTTCTAGAAAATGCAATCGATGCAGGTGCCACAGAAATAAGTATTGAAGTGGAAGAATCAGGTGTTCAATCTATACGTGTTGTCGATAACGGAAGTGGCATTGAAGCTGAAGACTTAGGATTAGTCTTTCATCGACATGCGACAAGTAAATTAGACCAAGATGAAGATTTATTCCATATTAGAACTTTAGGATTTCGTGGAGAAGCATTGGCTAGTATTTCATCAGTTGCAAAAGTAACACTAAAAACATGTACTGATAATGCTAATGGAAATGAAATTTATGTTGAAAATGGTGAAATTTTAAATCATAAGCCTGCCAAAGCCAAAAAAGGCACAGATATACTTGTAGAGTCATTATTTTATAATACGCCAGCACGTTTAAAGTATATCAAAAGTTTATATACAGAATTAGGTAAAATTACTGATATCGTTAATAGAATGGCAATGAGTCATCCTGATATTCGTATATCGCTTATTTCTGATGGTAAAACAATGTTAAGTACAAACGGATCAGGGCGCACGAATGAAGTGATGGCAGAAATTTACGGAATGAAAGTAGCTCGAGATTTAGTACATATTTCTGGTGATACTAGCGATTATCATATTGAAGGTTTTGTCGCTAAACCTGAACATTCTAGAAGTAATAAGCATTATATCTCAATTTTTATTAATGGACGTTATATTAAAAATTTCATGTTAAATAAAGCAATTTTAGAAGGTTACCATACACTATTAACAATTGGTAGATTTCCGATTTGTTATATTAATATTGAAATGGACCCGATTTTAGTAGATGTCAATGTACACCCTACTAAATTAGAAGTACGTCTCTCGAAAGAAGAACAACTTTATCGATTAATTGTTAATAAAATACAAGAAGCTTTTAAGGATCGTATTTTAATTCCTAAAAATAATTTAGATAATGTACCGAAAAAGAATAAAGTATTGCAATCATTTGAGCAACAGAAGATTGAATTCGAACAAAGACAAAAAGGAAATGAGACTCAAGACAAATCTGATATTTTTGAAAAAAATAATAGTGAGCAAGTTAAACAGGAAACAAAATTTCACGTTTCAGATTCAAACGACGATTACAATCCATTTGTAACTAAAACATCTGAAAGTTTAATAGAAGAAGATGAAGTAGGCGCTTATAATAATACACGTGAAAAAGACGAAGACTACTTCAAAAAACAACAAGAAATTTTACAGCAAATGGACCAAACTTCCGAACGACAAGAAGAAAGTTCTGAGCAAAGTTTTGAAAACTATTCACCGAATGATTATTATGATGCAAGCGATATAAAAGGAACGAAAAGTAAAGACCCCAAACGCCGTATACCTTATATGGAAATAGTTGGTCAAGTACATGGAACTTATATCATTGCTCAAAATGAATTTGGTATGTATATGATTGATCAGCATGCGGCACAAGAAAGAATTAAATATGAGTATTTTCGAGATAAAATTGGTGAAGTTACAAATGAAGTTCAGGATCTATTGATTCCTTTGACGTTCCATTTTTCCAAAGATGAGCAGTTAATTATTGATCAATATAAAAACGAACTTCAACGTGTAGGTATTGTATTGGAACATTTTGGAGGTCATGATTATATTGTAAGCAGTTATCCAGTTTGGTTTCCTAAAGATGAAGTTGAAGAAATAATTAAAGATATGATTGAGTTAATTTTAGAAGAGAAAAAAGTTGATATTAAAAAATTGCGCGAAGAAGTTGCAATTATGATGTCTTGTAAAAAATCGATTAAAGCCAATCATTATTTGCAAAAAAATGAAATGTCAGATTTGATTGATCAATTACGAGAAGCGGAAGATCCATTTACATGTCCGCATGGTCGCCCAATTATTATTAATTTTTCAAAGTATGAATTAGAAAAATTGTTCAAGCGTGTAATGTAG
- the glpK gene encoding glycerol kinase GlpK — translation MEKYILSIDQGTTSSRAILFNQKGEISGVAQREFKQYFPQSGWVEHDANEIWTSVLAVMTEVINENDVRADQIAGIGITNQRETTVVWDKHTGRPIYHAIVWQSRQTQSICSELKQQGYEQTFRDKTGLLLDPYFAGTKVKWILDNVEGAREKAENGDLLFGTIDTWLVWKLSGKAAHITDYSNASRTLMFNIHDLKWDDELLELLTVPKNMLPEVKPSSEIYGKTIDYHFYGQEVPIAGVAGDQQAALFGQACFERGDVKNTYGTGGFMLMNTGEKAVKSDSGLLTTIAYGIDGKVNYALEGSIFVSGSAIQWLRDGLRMINSAPQSESYATRVDSTEGVYVVPAFVGLGTPYWDSEARGAIFGLTRGTEKEHFIRATLESLCYQTRDVMEAMSKDSGIDVQSLRVDGGAVKNNFIMQFQADIVNTSVERPEIQETTALGAAYLAGLAVGFWDSKDDIAKNWKLEEKFDPKMDEGEREKLYRGWKKAVEATQVFKTE, via the coding sequence ATGGAAAAATACATTTTATCAATAGACCAAGGAACAACAAGTTCAAGAGCAATTTTATTTAATCAAAAAGGTGAAATTTCAGGGGTAGCACAGCGTGAATTTAAACAGTATTTTCCTCAATCAGGTTGGGTCGAACATGATGCGAATGAAATTTGGACATCTGTTTTAGCAGTTATGACTGAAGTTATTAATGAAAATGATGTTAGAGCTGATCAAATTGCAGGTATTGGTATTACAAACCAACGTGAAACAACAGTAGTTTGGGATAAACATACGGGACGTCCAATTTATCATGCAATTGTATGGCAATCTCGTCAAACACAATCGATTTGTTCAGAATTGAAACAACAAGGTTATGAGCAAACGTTTAGAGATAAAACAGGATTGTTGTTAGATCCATATTTTGCGGGAACTAAAGTCAAATGGATTTTAGATAATGTAGAAGGCGCTCGTGAAAAAGCAGAAAATGGAGATTTATTGTTTGGAACAATTGATACTTGGTTAGTTTGGAAATTATCAGGTAAAGCTGCACATATTACAGATTATTCAAATGCGAGTCGTACGTTAATGTTTAATATCCATGATTTAAAATGGGACGACGAATTATTAGAATTATTAACAGTTCCTAAAAATATGTTGCCAGAAGTTAAACCTTCTAGTGAAATTTATGGAAAAACAATTGATTATCATTTCTATGGTCAAGAAGTGCCAATTGCAGGGGTAGCTGGAGACCAACAAGCAGCATTGTTCGGGCAAGCATGCTTTGAGCGTGGAGATGTGAAAAACACATATGGCACTGGTGGATTTATGTTGATGAATACTGGTGAAAAAGCAGTTAAGTCTGATAGTGGGCTATTAACAACAATTGCATATGGTATTGATGGCAAAGTAAACTATGCGCTTGAAGGATCGATTTTTGTATCCGGTTCAGCAATTCAATGGTTACGTGATGGTTTAAGAATGATTAATTCTGCGCCTCAATCAGAAAGTTATGCGACAAGAGTAGACTCTACTGAAGGTGTATATGTTGTACCTGCCTTTGTAGGCTTAGGTACTCCGTATTGGGACTCAGAAGCAAGAGGTGCCATTTTTGGCTTAACACGTGGTACTGAAAAAGAACATTTCATTCGAGCTACTTTAGAATCATTATGTTACCAAACACGTGATGTTATGGAAGCAATGTCTAAAGATTCTGGAATTGATGTTCAAAGTCTACGTGTTGATGGTGGTGCAGTTAAAAATAACTTTATTATGCAGTTCCAAGCCGATATTGTTAACACGTCAGTTGAAAGACCGGAAATCCAAGAAACTACAGCTTTAGGTGCTGCTTATTTAGCTGGATTAGCTGTAGGATTCTGGGATAGTAAAGATGATATCGCTAAGAACTGGAAATTGGAAGAAAAATTTGATCCAAAAATGGATGAAGGCGAAAGAGAAAAATTATACAGAGGTTGGAAAAAAGCTGTAGAAGCAACACAAGTTTTTAAAACAGAGTAA
- the hflX gene encoding GTPase HflX — translation MAQQQIHDTKNKLEKAVLVGVHAQDDKQFNFESTMEELSSLSETCQLEVLGQITQNRDRVDRKYYVGKGKIEEIQAFIEFKDIDVVITNDELTTAQSKSLNEALGVKIIDRTQLILEIFALRARSKEGKLQVELAQLDYLLPRLQGHGKSLSRLGGGIGTRGPGETKLEMDRRHIRTRMNEIKHQLQTVEGHRERYRNKRNQNQVFQVALVGYTNAGKSSWFNVLANEETYEKDQLFATLDPKTRQIQINNGFNLIISDTVGFIQKLPTTLIAAFKSTLEEAKGADLLVHVVDSSHPEYRTQYDTVNDLIKQLDMNHIPQIVIFNKSDLCEPESNRPASDLPNVFVSSKNDSDKQLVKELFIEELKRQLTYYDETVTANNADRLYFLKQHTLVTELTFDEIEDVYRIQGFKKQ, via the coding sequence ATGGCTCAGCAACAAATTCATGATACTAAAAATAAACTAGAAAAAGCTGTTTTAGTCGGTGTACATGCTCAAGATGATAAGCAATTTAATTTTGAGTCTACGATGGAAGAATTATCATCATTATCAGAAACTTGCCAACTTGAAGTATTAGGACAAATAACGCAAAATCGTGATCGTGTAGATCGTAAATACTATGTTGGTAAGGGTAAAATTGAAGAAATTCAAGCATTTATTGAATTTAAAGATATAGATGTAGTTATTACAAATGACGAATTAACGACTGCACAGTCTAAATCATTAAATGAAGCTTTAGGTGTAAAAATTATTGATAGAACTCAGTTGATTCTTGAAATATTCGCATTAAGAGCGCGAAGCAAAGAAGGTAAGTTACAAGTAGAGCTAGCACAACTTGATTATTTATTACCTAGATTGCAAGGCCATGGTAAAAGTTTGTCGCGTTTAGGTGGGGGCATTGGTACTAGAGGGCCTGGTGAGACGAAGTTAGAGATGGATCGAAGACATATTCGGACTCGTATGAATGAAATTAAACATCAATTACAAACAGTTGAGGGGCATCGTGAAAGATATCGCAATAAAAGAAATCAAAATCAAGTGTTTCAAGTAGCTTTAGTAGGCTATACAAATGCTGGTAAATCATCATGGTTTAACGTTTTAGCAAATGAAGAAACATATGAAAAAGATCAATTATTTGCAACTCTAGATCCAAAAACACGACAAATACAAATCAATAATGGATTTAATTTAATTATTTCAGATACTGTTGGTTTTATTCAAAAACTGCCTACAACGCTAATTGCAGCCTTTAAATCAACTTTAGAAGAAGCGAAAGGTGCAGATTTATTAGTTCATGTGGTTGATAGTAGTCATCCCGAATATCGTACACAGTATGATACAGTTAATGATTTAATTAAACAATTAGATATGAACCATATTCCTCAAATAGTGATATTTAATAAGAGTGATTTATGTGAACCTGAATCAAATAGACCTGCTAGTGATTTGCCAAATGTTTTTGTTTCTTCTAAAAATGATTCAGATAAACAACTAGTTAAAGAATTATTCATTGAAGAACTAAAAAGACAATTAACATATTACGATGAAACTGTTACTGCAAATAATGCTGATAGACTATACTTTTTAAAGCAACATACTTTAGTGACAGAGCTTACATTTGATGAGATTGAAGATGTTTATCGTATACAAGGTTTTAAAAAACAATAA
- a CDS encoding MIP/aquaporin family protein, giving the protein MNVYLAEFLGTAILILFGGGVCANVNLKRSAANGADWIVITAGWGLAVTMGVYAVGQFSGAHLNPAVSLALALDGSFDWALVPGYIVAQMLGAIVGATIVWLMYLPHWKATEEAGAKLGVFSTAPAIKNYFANFLSEIIGTMALTLGILFIGVNKIADGLNPLIVGALIVAIGLSLGGATGYAINPARDLGPRIAHAILPIAGKGGSNWSYAIVPILGPIAGGLLGAVVYAVFYKHTFNIGCAIAIVVVIITLILGYILNKSSKKGDIESIY; this is encoded by the coding sequence ATGAATGTATATTTAGCAGAATTCCTTGGAACTGCAATCTTAATCCTTTTTGGTGGAGGCGTTTGTGCCAATGTCAATTTAAAGCGAAGTGCAGCGAATGGCGCTGATTGGATCGTTATCACTGCTGGATGGGGATTAGCGGTTACAATGGGTGTGTATGCAGTCGGTCAATTCTCTGGTGCACATTTAAACCCAGCGGTATCTTTAGCACTTGCATTAGATGGAAGTTTCGATTGGGCATTAGTTCCTGGTTATATTGTTGCACAAATGTTAGGTGCGATTGTCGGAGCAACGATTGTATGGTTAATGTACTTACCACATTGGAAAGCAACAGAGGAAGCGGGCGCAAAATTAGGTGTATTCTCAACTGCGCCAGCAATTAAGAACTATTTTGCAAACTTTTTGAGTGAGATTATTGGTACAATGGCGTTAACTTTAGGTATTTTATTTATTGGTGTAAACAAAATTGCTGATGGATTAAATCCTTTAATCGTAGGCGCATTAATTGTAGCAATTGGTTTAAGTTTAGGTGGCGCAACAGGTTATGCAATCAACCCTGCTCGTGATTTAGGGCCAAGAATTGCACATGCTATTTTACCTATTGCAGGTAAAGGCGGATCAAATTGGTCTTATGCAATTGTTCCAATTTTAGGACCAATCGCAGGTGGATTATTGGGTGCAGTCGTTTATGCTGTATTTTATAAACACACGTTTAATATTGGTTGTGCAATTGCAATCGTTGTAGTCATTATTACTTTGATTTTAGGTTACATCTTAAATAAATCATCTAAAAAAGGTGATATTGAATCAATTTACTAA
- a CDS encoding alpha/beta fold hydrolase — protein MAEKQFKLTVQDNTNIEVKVNFTDVESKGIVHIFHGMAEHLERYDKLATAISAYGFDVIRHNHRGHGINIDESTRGHYDDMKQVISDAFEVAQTVRGNVDKPYIIIGHSMGSIIARLFVETYPKYVDGLVLSGTGMYPLWKGLPTVKALQIIKKIYGADKRVEWVNKLVSNTFNKKIRPLRTKSDWISSNPVEVDKFVKDPYSGFNVSNQLLYETAYYMLRTSQLKHMKVLNKAMPILFVSGYDDPLGDYGKGILKLANIYRKAGLKNVKVNLYHHKRHEVLFEKDYENIWQDLFKWLNQFNNK, from the coding sequence ATGGCTGAAAAACAATTTAAACTAACAGTTCAAGATAATACGAATATAGAAGTAAAAGTAAATTTTACTGATGTTGAGTCTAAAGGGATTGTCCATATTTTTCATGGTATGGCTGAGCATTTGGAACGTTATGATAAATTAGCCACTGCAATTTCAGCGTATGGATTTGATGTAATACGCCATAATCATCGTGGTCATGGTATCAATATAGATGAATCCACAAGAGGTCATTATGATGATATGAAGCAGGTAATCAGCGATGCATTTGAAGTCGCGCAAACTGTGAGAGGCAATGTCGATAAACCCTATATTATAATTGGACATTCAATGGGTTCAATAATCGCGAGACTTTTTGTGGAAACATATCCTAAATATGTTGATGGACTCGTTTTAAGTGGAACAGGAATGTACCCATTGTGGAAAGGATTGCCTACTGTTAAAGCATTACAAATAATTAAAAAAATTTATGGAGCTGACAAACGTGTTGAATGGGTTAACAAATTAGTGTCGAATACATTTAACAAAAAAATCCGACCATTAAGAACGAAAAGCGATTGGATTTCTAGTAATCCAGTAGAAGTAGATAAGTTTGTCAAAGATCCCTATAGTGGATTTAATGTGTCGAATCAATTATTATACGAAACTGCTTATTATATGTTGCGTACGTCGCAATTAAAGCATATGAAAGTATTAAATAAGGCAATGCCGATATTATTTGTCTCAGGTTATGATGATCCTTTAGGAGATTATGGAAAAGGTATCTTAAAATTGGCGAATATTTATAGAAAAGCCGGTCTTAAAAATGTTAAAGTTAATCTTTATCACCATAAACGACATGAAGTTTTATTTGAAAAAGATTATGAAAATATTTGGCAAGATTTATTTAAATGGTTGAATCAATTTAACAATAAATAA
- a CDS encoding glutathione peroxidase has product METIYDFVVETNKGVTYKLEDYKGDVMLIVNTASECAFTSQFEGLQALYEKYKDKGFVVLGFPCNQFGNQEPGSGEEAAQNCKLNYGVTFPMHQKIDVKGEHQFPLFRYLTAAQHGFINEKIKWNFTKFLVDREGNVVKRFAPQKKPIQIEKEIEKLL; this is encoded by the coding sequence ATGGAGACAATATATGATTTTGTAGTAGAAACAAATAAAGGCGTTACATACAAATTAGAAGATTATAAAGGCGACGTTATGCTGATTGTGAATACAGCTAGTGAGTGTGCCTTCACTTCACAATTTGAAGGTTTACAAGCACTATATGAGAAATATAAAGACAAAGGATTTGTCGTTTTAGGTTTCCCTTGCAATCAGTTTGGTAATCAAGAACCTGGCTCAGGTGAAGAAGCTGCTCAAAACTGTAAATTAAACTATGGTGTCACTTTCCCTATGCATCAAAAGATTGATGTCAAAGGGGAACATCAATTTCCTTTATTCAGATATTTAACTGCAGCACAACATGGTTTCATTAATGAAAAGATTAAATGGAACTTCACTAAGTTTTTAGTTGACCGTGAAGGTAATGTAGTTAAGCGATTTGCACCACAGAAAAAACCTATTCAAATTGAAAAAGAAATCGAAAAGTTGCTATAA
- a CDS encoding glycerol-3-phosphate responsive antiterminator, which yields MNQVNNSILPAIRNIKDLEKLIKTEHKMCVLLDMHIGHIKSIMELLKQNEIECFIHIDLIKGLSHDEYASEFIIQQYKPKGIVSTKSKVIKKAKSLNTLTIFRVFIIDSQALKRSIDLIKKVEPDFVEVLPGVASKAIHHIQKETNTQVIAGGLIDTIEEVEEAVENGAKYVTTSYEKLW from the coding sequence ATGAATCAAGTGAATAACAGCATACTACCTGCTATTAGAAATATTAAAGATTTAGAGAAATTAATTAAAACAGAACATAAAATGTGTGTGCTACTTGATATGCATATTGGACACATTAAAAGCATAATGGAATTGCTTAAACAAAACGAAATTGAGTGTTTCATTCACATTGATTTAATTAAAGGTTTAAGCCATGATGAATACGCAAGTGAATTTATTATTCAGCAATATAAGCCCAAAGGCATTGTATCCACTAAATCGAAAGTAATCAAAAAGGCTAAGTCATTAAACACGTTAACTATTTTCCGAGTGTTTATCATCGATAGTCAAGCATTAAAACGAAGCATTGATTTAATTAAAAAAGTTGAGCCTGACTTCGTAGAAGTACTTCCTGGTGTTGCTAGTAAGGCAATACACCATATTCAAAAGGAAACTAATACTCAAGTTATTGCAGGTGGTTTAATTGACACGATTGAAGAAGTTGAAGAAGCTGTGGAGAATGGCGCGAAATATGTAACGACTAGTTATGAAAAACTGTGGTAA
- the miaA gene encoding tRNA (adenosine(37)-N6)-dimethylallyltransferase MiaA yields the protein MNREKPFIVVIVGPTASGKTELSIELAKRIDGEIISGDSMQVYKYMDIGTAKVTPEEMDGVPHHLIDILNPDDAFSAYKFKNLAEALIDDITRRGKIPIIAGGTGLYIQSLIYNYELEDETITPEEEIIVKKKMKEIEQLNNQQLHDYLAQFDAISAGNIHKNNRQRVLRAIEYYFKTKKLLSNRKKVQQFTENYDTLLIGIEMSRKTLYSRINKRVDIMLDHGLFKEVQQLVEQGYESCQSMQAIGYKELIPVINGQMIYEDAVNELKQHSRQYAKRQMTWFKNKMNVHWLDKENMSLQMMLDEITTQIK from the coding sequence ATGAATAGAGAGAAACCCTTTATTGTGGTTATAGTAGGTCCAACTGCTTCGGGGAAAACTGAACTTAGCATTGAACTTGCAAAAAGAATCGATGGAGAAATAATAAGTGGAGATTCAATGCAAGTATATAAGTATATGGATATTGGAACAGCAAAGGTAACGCCCGAAGAAATGGATGGTGTACCACATCATTTAATTGATATTTTAAATCCTGATGATGCATTTTCAGCATACAAATTTAAAAATTTAGCTGAAGCGTTAATCGATGATATTACGAGAAGAGGTAAAATCCCTATTATTGCTGGAGGGACGGGACTATATATTCAGTCATTAATTTATAATTATGAATTAGAAGATGAAACAATAACACCCGAAGAAGAAATAATTGTAAAGAAAAAAATGAAAGAAATTGAACAATTGAACAATCAACAATTGCATGATTATTTAGCGCAATTTGATGCAATATCTGCTGGAAATATTCATAAAAACAACCGACAAAGAGTGTTGCGCGCCATTGAATATTATTTTAAAACAAAAAAACTTTTAAGTAATCGCAAGAAAGTGCAACAATTTACTGAAAATTATGATACATTATTAATAGGGATTGAAATGTCGCGTAAAACATTATATTCAAGAATAAATAAACGTGTTGATATTATGTTGGATCACGGATTATTTAAAGAAGTGCAACAACTTGTTGAACAAGGCTATGAATCTTGCCAAAGTATGCAAGCTATTGGATATAAAGAATTAATACCTGTGATTAACGGACAAATGATTTATGAAGATGCTGTCAATGAATTAAAGCAACATTCACGCCAATATGCAAAACGACAAATGACATGGTTCAAGAATAAAATGAATGTTCATTGGTTAGATAAAGAAAATATGTCACTTCAAATGATGTTAGATGAGATTACAACCCAGATTAAGTAA